The genomic region TCGACGAAGCAACTCGTGAGGAGTTAAACGACGTACTCTGGGACTACTGCGAGCGCGTCGCCGATCTCGTCTCGGCAGAGCTCGCGACGTTTCTCGATTCGGCCGGTTGAGAATCGTCACGCTGTCGAGTGCCACACGGAACCGAACGCCTGAAATGGTCGCTCTCGCAAGCGCTCGTATGGGAACCCCTCTCGAGAACCGCGAGGAGCAGGCCGTAGAGATCGTTGATCGACTCGCAGACGAGTACCCCGACTCGACGATTTCGCTTCGGTACGCGAACCGACTCCAGTTGCTGATCGCCGTGATCCTCTCGGCACAGTGTACCGACGAACGCGTCAACCAGGAGACCGCCCACCTCTTCGAGACGTACGACGGCCCCGAAGCGTACGCGAACGCCCCACAGGAGGAACTCGCAGAGGCCCTGAGTTCGATCACCTACTACAACAACAAGGCGAAATACATCCGAAACGCCTGCCAGCAGATCGTCGAGGACCACGACGGCGAGGTGCCGGATACGATGAGCGAGCTAACTGACCTTCCCGGTGTGGGTCGCAAGACCGCGAACGTCGTCCTCCAGCACGGCCACGACATCGTCGAGGGGGTCGTCGTCGATACGCACGTACAGCGTCTCTCCCGCCGACTCGGACTCACCGACGAGGAGTATCCTGAGCCGATCGAGCAGGAGCTGATGGCACTCGTTCCCGAGGACGCCTG from Halobacteria archaeon AArc-dxtr1 harbors:
- the nth gene encoding endonuclease III — translated: MGTPLENREEQAVEIVDRLADEYPDSTISLRYANRLQLLIAVILSAQCTDERVNQETAHLFETYDGPEAYANAPQEELAEALSSITYYNNKAKYIRNACQQIVEDHDGEVPDTMSELTDLPGVGRKTANVVLQHGHDIVEGVVVDTHVQRLSRRLGLTDEEYPEPIEQELMALVPEDAWQQFTHLCIDHGRAVCSARSPSCEDCVLADLCPSEKGDSDVDLASGEPW